A DNA window from Pseudomonas tohonis contains the following coding sequences:
- a CDS encoding alpha/beta hydrolase, with the protein MEKLRHNPEDLTCESERTGFYSEGIWCAATLHWPASASQQARPAILMVHGWGGIQNALTVPFYEEFTRAGYAVMTFDYRSWGESAGLPRQTISARQRMRDADAALAFLKSHPRIDPTKIVVWGSSFGGGHAVELAADHPELAGVIAQVPMLDGMATVLGLPALRLMKFAVYCLSDLIKPGRPIYIPVVSEPGAFSSMDRDDANTALQLAERSLRRKYDNRVAARSLITMGPYRPLKRLKEIQIPTLLLGATEDTVAPFVEPAISKVKNPYITVEKIKANHFQPYFEPFFSEVISRELEFLKGLHHATPLDS; encoded by the coding sequence TTGGAAAAACTGAGACATAACCCTGAAGACCTTACGTGCGAAAGTGAACGTACAGGCTTCTATTCGGAGGGTATCTGGTGCGCAGCCACGCTGCATTGGCCGGCAAGTGCCAGCCAACAAGCCCGGCCGGCCATTCTCATGGTGCACGGATGGGGAGGCATTCAGAACGCACTGACGGTGCCATTCTATGAAGAGTTCACGCGCGCCGGGTATGCGGTCATGACTTTCGACTACCGCAGCTGGGGTGAGAGCGCCGGGCTTCCTCGGCAGACCATTTCGGCTCGCCAGCGCATGCGAGACGCCGATGCAGCGCTCGCCTTCCTGAAATCCCATCCACGCATCGACCCAACCAAGATCGTGGTTTGGGGGTCTTCGTTCGGCGGTGGCCATGCGGTGGAGCTTGCAGCCGATCATCCAGAACTGGCAGGGGTGATCGCTCAGGTCCCCATGCTCGATGGCATGGCTACGGTATTGGGATTGCCTGCCCTCCGCTTGATGAAATTCGCTGTTTACTGTTTGTCCGACCTGATCAAACCCGGGCGGCCAATTTATATTCCGGTTGTCAGCGAACCCGGGGCTTTTTCTTCAATGGACAGGGATGACGCCAACACGGCACTGCAATTGGCCGAGCGCAGCTTGAGGCGCAAGTATGACAATCGTGTCGCTGCGCGCTCCCTGATCACAATGGGTCCCTATCGCCCGCTCAAACGATTGAAGGAGATCCAGATTCCCACTTTATTGCTGGGCGCTACGGAGGACACTGTCGCCCCCTTCGTAGAGCCGGCAATCAGCAAGGTGAAAAACCCTTACATCACCGTGGAAAAGATCAAGGCCAACCATTTCCAGCCTTACTTCGAGCCTTTCTTCAGCGAGGTCATATCCAGGGAACTGGAGTTTCTGAAAGGCCTGCATCACGCGACGCCCCTGGATTCGTAG
- a CDS encoding DUF1652 domain-containing protein yields the protein MNLTTGDISKLFGIYMPAYSCEASRMADGSVTLQFCSKANRDIVTIPGLPTTQLGSAPAIKKLSKSLSEEFAVAIARKGIRA from the coding sequence ATGAATCTCACTACTGGCGACATCAGCAAGCTCTTCGGAATCTACATGCCAGCCTACAGCTGCGAAGCGTCACGGATGGCGGACGGCAGCGTCACGCTTCAATTCTGCAGCAAGGCCAATCGGGATATCGTCACTATTCCTGGGCTTCCTACAACTCAGTTGGGTTCCGCACCGGCTATCAAGAAGCTGAGCAAATCCTTAAGCGAAGAGTTTGCGGTAGCGATCGCGCGTAAGGGCATTCGTGCGTGA
- a CDS encoding Rid family hydrolase, which yields MAASRPDGQKTAYWGVPWEEGYGYPQARQVGNEVYVSGQFNHDEDGNLVAPAPLDGKGKPRDFSAMGEQMRTAYANIAKLLALYGATLEDVVEETLYVLDMDAAFAVVGSVRKAAYGTERPQCASNIIGVSRLAQRPQLVEIACKAVIGAQADQAR from the coding sequence ATGGCAGCTTCACGACCCGATGGCCAGAAAACCGCGTACTGGGGTGTCCCCTGGGAAGAGGGATATGGCTACCCACAGGCGCGGCAGGTGGGGAACGAGGTCTATGTATCCGGCCAGTTCAACCACGATGAAGACGGCAACCTGGTTGCCCCTGCACCGCTGGATGGCAAGGGCAAGCCCCGTGATTTCTCCGCGATGGGAGAACAGATGCGCACCGCCTATGCCAACATCGCCAAGCTGCTCGCCCTCTATGGCGCCACGCTTGAGGACGTAGTCGAAGAGACGCTGTACGTACTGGACATGGACGCGGCATTCGCCGTGGTGGGCAGTGTTCGCAAGGCTGCCTATGGCACCGAACGCCCGCAGTGCGCGAGCAATATCATTGGCGTGTCCCGGTTGGCGCAGCGTCCGCAACTGGTCGAAATCGCTTGCAAGGCCGTTATCGGCGCGCAGGCCGATCAAGCGAGATAA
- a CDS encoding LysR family transcriptional regulator, translating into MKSPRGVSSGQGTQGSAKWDLSEAVNQLSWDDLRIIKTLSECGNRAVTAKKLGINVSTVSRRVAQLEKTLGIALFDHRRSGYMLTTEGAELRALAERVELDLVSVARRISRAEHGLLGKLRITTSDSLLLYFLTPIIADFRAVNEGITIEVLVGNQTLSLARDESDIAVRATKKPSESLVGRKLATIAWAPYGTLRSAPAPALFAEGQSWVSYSGGLSSLKATSYVDNRVDAHCISYRTDSVAAASAAIAAGLGLGFLPCMLGDITPGLRRVGPVVPELNDELWLLTHQDIRKSWRVKAFMTFCAAAVANQKPLIEGQLAHPAE; encoded by the coding sequence GTGAAATCACCTAGAGGCGTTTCATCGGGGCAGGGTACGCAGGGCAGTGCCAAATGGGACCTGAGCGAAGCTGTAAACCAGCTTTCGTGGGACGATCTCCGGATCATCAAGACGCTCAGCGAATGCGGCAATCGCGCCGTCACCGCCAAGAAGCTCGGGATCAACGTATCCACCGTCTCACGCCGGGTGGCCCAGCTCGAGAAAACACTGGGGATCGCTCTGTTCGATCACCGCCGCTCGGGTTACATGCTCACCACGGAAGGTGCCGAGTTGCGAGCCCTGGCCGAACGCGTCGAGCTCGATCTCGTCAGCGTCGCCCGGCGCATATCACGTGCGGAGCACGGGCTCCTGGGCAAGCTGCGAATCACCACCAGCGACTCGTTGCTCCTGTACTTCCTCACCCCGATCATTGCCGACTTCAGGGCGGTCAACGAAGGGATAACGATCGAGGTCCTGGTGGGTAACCAAACGCTGAGCCTGGCCCGGGACGAGTCGGACATCGCGGTGAGAGCGACCAAGAAACCCTCGGAAAGCCTGGTGGGGCGAAAACTCGCGACGATCGCCTGGGCACCGTACGGCACCCTCAGAAGCGCGCCTGCCCCTGCGCTTTTCGCCGAAGGCCAGTCGTGGGTGTCATATTCCGGTGGCCTTAGCAGCCTGAAGGCCACCAGCTACGTCGACAACCGAGTGGATGCGCACTGCATCTCCTACCGCACCGACTCCGTCGCCGCAGCGAGCGCGGCAATCGCGGCGGGGCTCGGCCTGGGGTTCCTGCCCTGCATGCTGGGCGATATCACGCCGGGGTTGAGGCGCGTCGGCCCCGTGGTGCCCGAACTCAATGACGAACTCTGGCTGCTCACCCACCAGGACATCCGGAAGTCCTGGCGAGTCAAGGCATTCATGACCTTCTGCGCCGCCGCAGTGGCGAACCAGAAGCCCCTCATCGAGGGGCAACTCGCTCACCCGGCGGAGTAG
- a CDS encoding hydrolase, which yields MNNPKTEVLTPQNSQLIFIDHQPQMAFGVQSIDRQTLKNNTVALAKAAKIFDVPTTITTVETESFSGHTYPELLAVFPDAPLLERTSMNSWDDQKVRDALKKNGRKKIIVAGLWTEVCNTTFALSAMHDADYEIYMVADASGGTTKEAHDYAMQRMIQAGVVPMTWQQVLLEWQRDWKNRDTYDAVMNLVKEHSGAYGMGVDYAYTMVHKAPERVAHGPTLAPVAAPL from the coding sequence ATGAACAATCCGAAAACCGAAGTCCTGACGCCCCAGAACAGCCAACTGATCTTCATCGACCACCAACCCCAGATGGCCTTCGGTGTCCAGAGCATCGACCGGCAAACCCTGAAGAACAACACGGTGGCCCTGGCCAAGGCCGCGAAGATCTTCGACGTGCCCACCACCATCACCACGGTGGAGACCGAGAGCTTCTCCGGCCATACCTACCCCGAGCTGCTCGCAGTGTTTCCCGATGCGCCGCTGCTCGAGCGCACCTCGATGAATTCCTGGGACGACCAGAAGGTCCGTGATGCCTTGAAGAAGAACGGGCGCAAGAAAATCATCGTCGCAGGCCTCTGGACCGAGGTGTGCAACACCACCTTCGCACTCTCGGCCATGCACGATGCCGACTACGAGATCTACATGGTCGCCGACGCTTCCGGCGGCACTACCAAGGAAGCGCACGACTACGCCATGCAGCGCATGATCCAGGCTGGCGTGGTGCCCATGACCTGGCAGCAGGTGCTGCTGGAATGGCAGCGCGACTGGAAGAATCGCGACACTTACGACGCCGTCATGAACCTGGTCAAGGAACACTCCGGCGCATACGGCATGGGCGTCGACTACGCCTACACCATGGTCCACAAGGCGCCTGAGCGCGTTGCGCACGGTCCGACCCTGGCCCCGGTCGCCGCACCCCTCTAA
- a CDS encoding DUF2188 domain-containing protein → MKNYHLVPKDNEWVLHEEGSTKSLKKAATKDEMLLLIPMHFAGKEASVKVHRADGTLEEERTYPRKSDPRESKG, encoded by the coding sequence ATGAAAAATTATCACTTGGTACCCAAAGACAACGAGTGGGTTCTGCATGAGGAAGGCAGCACGAAGTCACTCAAGAAGGCAGCTACCAAAGACGAGATGCTTTTGCTGATACCGATGCACTTCGCTGGAAAGGAAGCGTCGGTAAAGGTCCACCGGGCCGATGGCACCCTCGAAGAAGAGCGGACCTATCCGCGGAAGTCTGATCCCCGCGAGAGCAAAGGTTGA
- the ligD gene encoding DNA ligase D produces MTKRLDEYNRKRDFTATPEPSGNSNARKRRSPAAHALQFCIQKHDATRLHYDFRLELDGTLKSWAVPKGPSLDPKSRRLAVHVEDHPLDYATFEGNIPEGHYGAGDVIVWDRGVWIPIGDPAEGYRKGKLKFELEGEKLSGTWNLVRTHIEGKQEQWFLIKSNDAAARPASDYDIVKALPDSVLSDRTIVPKKRSGKVAEPKPAKTVSSRTTKNKSVTLKGARTAPLPETLKPQLATLVESVPEGDWLYEIKFDGYRIMARIDDGAVRLFTRNGHDWTSKMPRQAEALASLGLESAWLDGEVIVANEDGVPDFQALQNAFDSGSSGNIVFYAFDMPYLNGMDLRDVPLEQRRSALAQVMERSEDEVLRYSEDFAESAETMLNSACQMHLEGLIGKLAGSPYVSRRSSTWIKLKCKHRQEFVVVGYTEPKGSRSAFGALLLGLHDADSGELRFAGKVGTGFNESTLNSIFSQLKSLEIKKTALVNPPTGFEAKGVHWLKPELLAEVAYAEITKDGIVRHAVFHGLRNDKPAKAITEERAKPAAEVEKPVPKKPRTKKSVGEEPSPSAKQIRITHPERVIDATSGSTKMQLAEYYAWVSRWMLTHPHLKDRPVALVRAPEGIAGELFFQKNAERLAIPGIETMGKEYSGQPVMLINRVEALVGAVQMSTVEFHTWNATSADLERPNRFVLDLDPDPALPWKRMVEATQLTLTILDELGLASYLKTSGGKGIHIVVPLAPKASWDEVKEFSHAIVKHMAKLLPDRFSAVSGPKNRIGRIFIDYLRNSQGATTIGAYSARTREGLPVSVPIFREEVAELKGANAWNIHNLHERLTELGSDDPWAGYPKTKQVITKEMRERIGLKKRVG; encoded by the coding sequence ATGACCAAGCGATTGGACGAGTACAACCGTAAGCGCGACTTCACAGCTACGCCCGAGCCATCGGGAAATTCAAATGCGAGGAAACGTCGCTCGCCTGCTGCCCATGCCCTGCAGTTTTGCATCCAGAAGCACGATGCAACCCGCCTTCATTACGACTTCCGCTTGGAGTTGGATGGCACGCTCAAGAGCTGGGCGGTCCCGAAGGGGCCGAGCCTCGATCCTAAGTCGCGAAGGCTTGCAGTTCATGTGGAAGATCACCCGCTCGACTACGCCACCTTCGAAGGCAACATTCCCGAAGGCCACTACGGAGCTGGCGATGTCATCGTCTGGGATAGAGGGGTGTGGATTCCGATTGGGGATCCAGCCGAGGGCTACCGAAAAGGGAAGCTCAAGTTCGAACTCGAAGGCGAAAAGCTAAGCGGTACCTGGAACCTCGTTCGCACCCATATCGAGGGGAAGCAGGAGCAGTGGTTTCTTATCAAGTCCAACGATGCGGCAGCTCGGCCTGCTTCCGACTATGACATCGTAAAAGCCCTCCCCGACAGCGTGTTGAGCGACCGTACCATCGTGCCGAAGAAGCGCAGCGGCAAGGTGGCCGAACCAAAACCCGCCAAGACTGTGTCGAGCAGGACGACGAAAAACAAGAGCGTCACCCTGAAAGGCGCCCGCACAGCTCCGCTACCGGAAACCCTCAAGCCCCAGCTGGCCACGTTGGTTGAATCAGTACCGGAAGGCGATTGGCTCTATGAGATCAAGTTCGACGGCTACCGGATCATGGCTCGGATCGATGACGGGGCCGTCAGGCTGTTCACCCGCAATGGGCATGATTGGACGTCCAAGATGCCCCGCCAGGCCGAGGCACTTGCCAGTCTCGGTTTGGAATCGGCCTGGCTGGATGGCGAGGTCATCGTCGCGAACGAAGACGGTGTGCCTGATTTCCAGGCACTCCAGAATGCCTTCGATTCGGGCAGTAGCGGCAACATCGTCTTCTATGCCTTCGACATGCCGTACCTCAATGGCATGGATCTACGAGACGTCCCCTTGGAGCAACGTCGCTCTGCCCTGGCGCAGGTCATGGAGCGCAGTGAGGATGAGGTTCTTCGCTATTCCGAGGACTTCGCTGAGTCAGCTGAAACGATGCTCAACAGCGCCTGCCAGATGCACCTCGAAGGCCTTATCGGGAAGCTGGCCGGAAGCCCGTATGTTTCTCGGCGAAGCAGTACCTGGATCAAGCTCAAGTGTAAGCACCGTCAGGAATTCGTGGTCGTTGGGTATACCGAGCCGAAGGGGTCGCGAAGCGCGTTCGGCGCGTTGTTGCTCGGTTTGCACGACGCTGATAGTGGCGAGCTTAGGTTTGCCGGGAAGGTCGGTACCGGATTCAACGAATCAACGCTGAACTCAATCTTCTCGCAGCTCAAATCGCTGGAAATCAAAAAGACGGCATTGGTGAACCCGCCGACCGGCTTCGAAGCGAAAGGTGTCCATTGGCTCAAGCCGGAGCTACTTGCCGAGGTCGCGTACGCGGAGATCACCAAGGACGGAATCGTTCGCCACGCGGTGTTCCATGGGTTGCGTAACGACAAACCCGCCAAGGCGATCACTGAAGAGCGCGCGAAGCCAGCCGCTGAGGTTGAGAAGCCTGTTCCCAAGAAGCCACGGACGAAGAAGAGTGTCGGGGAAGAGCCTTCACCTTCTGCAAAGCAGATTCGTATCACTCACCCAGAGCGCGTCATCGATGCCACCAGCGGATCGACGAAGATGCAGCTCGCCGAATACTACGCGTGGGTGTCGCGGTGGATGCTCACACACCCCCATCTGAAAGATCGCCCCGTTGCGCTGGTTCGGGCCCCTGAGGGAATCGCTGGCGAGCTGTTCTTCCAGAAAAACGCCGAGCGCCTGGCTATTCCCGGAATCGAGACCATGGGCAAGGAGTACTCGGGACAACCAGTGATGCTGATCAATCGAGTCGAAGCGCTGGTGGGCGCCGTGCAGATGAGCACGGTCGAGTTTCACACCTGGAACGCAACATCTGCAGATCTCGAGCGACCGAACCGCTTTGTGCTGGATCTAGACCCCGATCCTGCGCTGCCCTGGAAACGCATGGTTGAGGCGACCCAACTGACGCTCACCATTCTGGATGAGCTGGGTCTGGCCTCCTACCTGAAAACCAGTGGCGGCAAGGGTATCCACATAGTGGTGCCGCTGGCGCCAAAGGCCAGTTGGGACGAGGTGAAAGAGTTCAGCCACGCCATCGTCAAGCACATGGCCAAGCTACTGCCGGATCGCTTCTCTGCTGTTTCCGGCCCCAAGAACCGGATCGGCCGGATCTTCATCGACTACCTGCGCAACAGCCAGGGTGCCACGACTATCGGCGCCTACTCGGCGCGCACCCGTGAAGGCTTACCCGTATCGGTTCCGATCTTCCGAGAGGAAGTCGCAGAGCTCAAAGGTGCGAACGCCTGGAACATCCACAACCTGCACGAGCGACTGACCGAACTGGGGAGCGACGACCCTTGGGCGGGCTACCCAAAAACGAAGCAAGTCATTACCAAAGAGATGCGCGAGCGCATCGGTCTCAAGAAGAGGGTTGGCTGA
- a CDS encoding helix-turn-helix transcriptional regulator, whose protein sequence is MHSDLKTWTQDITTVLTQPPGQPQLQALADWLQRTVPVDYFALFLFEGSDAPLPLFHTLPAELQATFIDDYRGGAYLFDPFFLACTFERPDGLYSMRTLAPGSFRDNHYFQLYYRRLELSEELGFFTTPAPGCRAVLSLMRGQGGAAFSEEELELLGIAAPVVQEVVRLACEARGQPPVDALQPSDHVREVFSLFARELLTPRECKVVQLLLQGYSSSEIAQQLRITRGTVKVHRRNLYDKLEIGTQAELFGLFVRELMGARMFSRPRRVRR, encoded by the coding sequence ATGCACAGCGACCTGAAAACATGGACCCAGGACATCACCACCGTCCTCACCCAACCCCCGGGCCAACCCCAGCTGCAGGCTTTGGCAGACTGGCTGCAGCGCACCGTCCCGGTCGATTATTTCGCGCTGTTCCTCTTCGAAGGCAGCGATGCGCCCTTGCCGCTGTTCCACACCTTGCCCGCCGAGCTGCAGGCCACTTTCATCGACGACTACCGTGGCGGCGCGTACCTGTTCGATCCGTTCTTCCTCGCCTGCACCTTCGAGCGGCCGGATGGCCTCTACAGCATGCGCACGCTGGCGCCGGGGAGCTTTCGGGACAACCACTACTTCCAGCTCTACTACCGCCGCCTTGAGCTGAGCGAGGAGCTGGGCTTCTTCACCACGCCGGCACCGGGGTGTCGCGCGGTGTTGTCGTTGATGCGCGGGCAGGGCGGGGCGGCGTTCAGCGAGGAGGAGCTGGAGCTCCTGGGCATCGCGGCGCCGGTGGTGCAGGAGGTGGTGCGCCTGGCCTGTGAGGCGCGGGGCCAGCCGCCGGTGGATGCGCTGCAGCCCAGCGACCATGTGCGCGAGGTGTTCAGCCTGTTTGCGCGGGAGCTGCTGACGCCGCGCGAGTGCAAGGTGGTGCAGCTGCTGTTGCAGGGCTATTCCAGCAGCGAGATCGCCCAGCAGCTGCGCATCACCCGGGGCACGGTGAAGGTCCACCGGCGCAACCTCTACGACAAGCTGGAGATCGGCACCCAGGCGGAGCTGTTCGGATTGTTCGTGCGTGAGCTGATGGGCGCGCGGATGTTCAGCCGGCCGAGGCGTGTGCGCAGGTGA
- a CDS encoding helix-turn-helix domain-containing protein codes for MELKQALGQAIKELRISKELSQETVGASQSYVSDVERGIKSPTVIKLVELAENMGVHPLTVLAKSYLLADPNLNVEKLLEQLRQELDVP; via the coding sequence ATGGAACTGAAGCAAGCACTCGGGCAGGCCATCAAGGAATTGAGAATCAGCAAAGAGCTTTCACAGGAAACGGTAGGAGCAAGCCAGAGCTACGTCAGTGATGTAGAGCGCGGCATCAAAAGCCCCACAGTGATCAAGCTGGTAGAACTGGCGGAGAACATGGGGGTGCATCCTCTTACAGTTCTGGCCAAGAGCTATCTACTGGCCGATCCGAACCTGAATGTAGAAAAACTTCTTGAGCAACTGCGCCAGGAGCTTGATGTTCCTTAG
- a CDS encoding helix-turn-helix domain-containing protein: protein MNMAVLDQETYQLAMAFQAALQDSARPEPQSLHQLGMRLCQHLVVRYEDHVADIRDRLALAPWQERKAKRILASTCQDKLSIAEVASQCSMSRSHFSRAFKKTTGMSPQEWTLKSRIERAQLLIAEGSMSMCEVAFECGFSDQSHFTRTFRKLTGISPKRWQRSQQSSLQVA from the coding sequence ATGAACATGGCCGTGCTCGATCAGGAAACCTACCAACTCGCCATGGCGTTCCAGGCAGCGCTGCAAGACAGTGCGCGGCCCGAACCCCAGTCCCTGCACCAACTGGGCATGCGTCTTTGCCAGCACCTGGTCGTCCGCTACGAGGACCACGTGGCGGACATTCGGGACAGGCTCGCGTTGGCGCCCTGGCAGGAGCGCAAGGCCAAACGGATTCTGGCGTCCACATGCCAGGACAAGCTCTCCATCGCCGAAGTCGCCTCGCAATGCTCCATGTCCAGGAGTCATTTCTCCCGCGCCTTCAAGAAAACCACCGGCATGTCGCCGCAGGAATGGACGCTCAAGTCCCGTATCGAACGTGCCCAGCTCCTGATCGCCGAAGGCTCGATGTCCATGTGCGAAGTCGCCTTCGAGTGCGGATTCTCCGACCAGTCCCATTTCACCCGGACATTTCGCAAGCTGACCGGCATCTCCCCCAAGCGCTGGCAGCGTAGCCAGCAGTCATCGCTTCAGGTTGCGTGA